One part of the Cyclobacteriaceae bacterium genome encodes these proteins:
- a CDS encoding VOC family protein yields MDYIVSGIQQVGIGVKDAEEAWAWYRKHFGFDVPIFKDSAQASLMTRYTSGIAESRYAILAMNLQGGGGFEIWQYTSKEPQAASFIPQLGDTGVYAVKLKSSNVVKAYDFLKSKNANVLTGPAQCPDGRMHFYVADPYNNIFEIIESDSWFKRKSFPNGGVSGVTIGVSDINQSVGLYKNILGHNSVAYDVTGNFADLKGVAGGQSSFRRVLLKAHAPCKGAFGNLLGSTEIELVEVKDRKPSKIYESRNWGDLGFIHVCFDIRGMKNLGKRCTEVGNSFTVDSSNSFDMGKAAGHFSYIEDRDGTLIEFVETHKIPIVEKLGWFLDIKNRPMEKPLPNWMLGMLAVNRVKD; encoded by the coding sequence ATGGATTATATTGTTAGTGGAATTCAACAGGTTGGAATTGGTGTTAAAGATGCTGAGGAGGCATGGGCCTGGTACCGTAAACATTTTGGGTTTGACGTGCCTATTTTCAAAGATTCGGCACAAGCATCACTGATGACACGTTATACCTCAGGCATTGCCGAGAGCCGTTATGCCATATTGGCTATGAACCTGCAGGGCGGGGGAGGTTTCGAGATATGGCAGTATACATCAAAAGAGCCCCAGGCGGCTTCTTTTATTCCACAACTGGGCGATACCGGTGTTTATGCCGTAAAACTTAAATCCAGTAATGTTGTAAAGGCTTATGATTTTTTAAAAAGCAAGAACGCAAACGTACTTACAGGGCCAGCACAATGCCCGGATGGCCGTATGCATTTTTATGTTGCCGATCCTTACAACAATATTTTTGAAATCATCGAGAGTGACAGTTGGTTTAAACGGAAGTCGTTTCCGAATGGAGGTGTGTCTGGCGTAACCATTGGGGTGTCGGACATTAATCAGTCGGTTGGGCTGTATAAAAATATTTTAGGCCACAACTCCGTTGCGTACGATGTTACCGGGAACTTTGCCGATTTAAAAGGTGTGGCTGGTGGCCAATCGTCATTCCGGAGGGTATTACTCAAAGCCCATGCACCATGTAAGGGAGCATTCGGAAACCTCCTGGGTTCAACCGAGATTGAATTGGTAGAAGTGAAAGACCGGAAGCCCAGTAAAATTTATGAAAGCCGCAACTGGGGCGACTTGGGCTTTATCCATGTGTGCTTTGATATACGGGGCATGAAAAACCTGGGGAAGCGTTGTACCGAAGTTGGCAATTCATTTACGGTTGATAGCAGCAACTCATTCGATATGGGTAAGGCTGCAGGACACTTTTCATACATTGAGGACCGTGACGGTACATTAATTGAGTTTGTTGAAACACATAAGATACCCATTGTTGAAAAGTTAGGCTGGTTTCTGGATATCAAAAACAGGCCCATGGAAAAACCCCTTCCGAATTGGATGCTGGGCATGTTGGCTGTTAACCGCGTTAAGGATTAA
- a CDS encoding 30S ribosomal protein S6, translating to MNNYETVFILNPVLSEEQMKDTVEKFVNVLKKGNAQILNIEHWGLRKLAYPIQKKSTGFYNLIEFSASPELINTLETEYRRDESVMRFLTITLDKNALTYNERRRKGEFNKNNRKPVRKTEEELAK from the coding sequence ATGAACAATTACGAGACAGTATTCATTTTGAATCCCGTTTTGTCTGAAGAACAGATGAAGGATACTGTCGAAAAGTTCGTGAACGTGTTAAAGAAAGGCAATGCCCAGATTTTAAACATCGAGCATTGGGGTCTTCGCAAACTGGCATATCCCATCCAGAAAAAGTCGACCGGCTTCTATAACCTCATCGAATTTTCGGCATCTCCCGAACTGATCAACACGCTCGAAACGGAGTACAGACGCGATGAATCGGTGATGCGCTTTTTGACCATCACCCTTGACAAAAATGCCCTTACGTACAACGAAAGAAGACGCAAAGGAGAATTCAACAAAAACAACCGTAAACCGGTACGTAAAACTGAGGAGGAGCTTGCCAAATGA
- the rpsR gene encoding 30S ribosomal protein S18, translated as MTLQNEPIKRVELKPKYCRFKKNGIKYIDYKDPDFLLKFINEQGKILPRRLTGTSWKFQKKVSQAVKRARHMAILPYTGDSLK; from the coding sequence ATGACATTACAGAACGAACCTATCAAGCGGGTTGAATTAAAACCCAAGTACTGCCGCTTTAAGAAAAACGGCATCAAGTACATCGACTATAAAGATCCTGACTTCCTGTTGAAGTTTATTAACGAGCAGGGTAAAATTTTACCCCGCAGGCTTACCGGTACCAGCTGGAAATTCCAGAAGAAAGTTTCGCAAGCTGTAAAGCGCGCACGCCACATGGCTATTCTTCCGTACACCGGTGATTCTTTAAAGTAA